From a region of the Lactuca sativa cultivar Salinas chromosome 4, Lsat_Salinas_v11, whole genome shotgun sequence genome:
- the LOC111919472 gene encoding uncharacterized protein LOC111919472, with translation MEINRNCLNWFTWSFIIISIIRITSFIAIFVFMAMRPCQWHPFVLLRGRYQNKFHYFVAKVWASMTITPFFRLKFQGPHIIGDSKIDVTTIRVQGEYIRTSTKHLAFYPSCVHWVLLVICPSSRVTYILDSLMKPKQNPLDTCYLLKLLDMAFARHEKTHQLQLYGCSLSWRFRESAERALCNEIDV, from the exons ATGGAAATCAATAGAAATTGTTTGAACTGGTTCACCTGGAGCTTCATTATCATATCAATTATCAG GATCACATCATTTATTGCCATATTTGTGTTTATGGCCATGCGCCCATGCCAATGGCATCCATTTGTGCTATTAAGGGGTCGATACCAAAACAAGTTTCATTATTTTGTTGCTAAAGTTTGGGCTTCTATGACAATCACTCCATTTTTTAGACTGAAATTTCAAG GACCACACATCATCGGAGATTCAAAAATAGATGTCACCACAATTCGTGTGCAAGGGGAATATATTCGTACCTCTACAAAACATCTTGCATTTTATCCAAGTTG TGTACATTGGGTCCTCTTGGTGATTTGCCCTTCAAGTCGTGTCACATACATTTTGGATTCTCTTATGAAACCTAAGCAAAATCCTCTCGACACCTGCTACCTGCTCAAACTTTTGGACAT GGCTTTTGCTAGGCATGAAAAAACGCATCAACTCCAATTGTATGGATGTTCGCTGAG TTGGCGTTTCCGAGAGTCAGCTGAGCGGGCACTATGTAATGAAATAGATGTTTGA
- the LOC111919474 gene encoding serine carboxypeptidase-like 25, giving the protein MAKLRNSPSFCILPFLFLAFQLTTSDKNTLHNNHHLHEEEEADRIIALPGQPNVSFHQFSGYVTVNKVAGRALFYWLTEAADHPLSKPLVIWLNGGPGCSSIAYGASEEVGPFRINKGASGLHVNKFSWNNVANILFLETPAGVGFSYSNRSSDLLDTGDRRTAEDSLQFVVQWMERFPRYKHREVYITGESYAGHYVPQLAQQILRHNSKSGSSSSSSSINFKGIMVGNAVTDYYYDNLGTVTYWWSHAMISDKTYHQLINTCDFKRQKNSNECESLYSYAMDQEFGNIDQYNIYAPPCNNSDGSHSGPTRQTMRLPHRPHQTFRQMSGYDPCTERYAEVYYNRKDVQKALHANTTRIPYKWTACSETLNRNWNDTDMSILPIYRELIAAGSRIWVFSGDVDSVVPVTATRYALAQLKLKTKVPWYPWYVKKQVGGWTEVYEGVTFATVRGAGHEVPLFKPRAALQLLMSFLKGQPLPKA; this is encoded by the exons ATGGCGAAATTACGTAATTCTCCCTCATTTTGTATACTCCCTTtcttgtttcttgcttttcaactcaccacaagtgacAAAAATACCCTTCACAACAACCACCATcttcatgaagaagaagaagctgaCCGGATCATAGCCCTTCCCGGCCAACCCAACGTCTCTTTTCATCAGTTTTCTGGCTACGTCACCGTCAACAAAGTCGCCGGAAGAGCCCTCTTTTACTGGCTTACTGAAGCCGCCGACCACCCTCTCTCTAAACCCCTAGTCATATGGCTCAACGGAG GTCCCGGATGCTCTTCTATAGCATATGGTGCATCTGAAGAAGTGGGACCCTTTAGAATAAACAAAGGGGCTTCAGGGTTGCATGTTAACAAGTTCTCATGGAACAATGTGGCTAACATCTTGTTTCTCGAAACTCCGGCTGGTGTTGGTTTCTCGTATAGCAACCGCTCCTCTGACTTACTCGACACTGGCGATCGTCGCACTG CTGAGGATTCACTTCAATTTGTGGTACAATGGATGGAGAGATTCCCACGTTATAAGCATCGTGAAGTTTATATAACCGGAGAAAGTTATGCGGGTCACTACGTTCCTCAACTGGCACAACAAATTTTAAGACACAATTCGAAATCTGGTTCCAGTTCTAGTTCCAGTTCCATCAATTTCAAAGGaattatg GTGGGAAATGCAGTGACGGATTATTACTATGACAACCTTGGAACTGTGACATATTGGTGGAGTCACGCTATGATATCTGATAAAACGTATCACCAACTCATTAACACATGTGATTTTAAACGTCAAAAGAATTCAAACGAATGTGAATCATTATATAGCTATGCTATGGATCAAGAGTTTGGAAATATCGACCAATACAACATTTATGCACCCCCTTGTAACAACTCTGATGGTAGCCACTCGGGTCCGACCCGTCAAACCATGCGGTTGCCCCATCGGCCCCATCAG aCGTTTAGACAGATGTCAGGCTATGATCCGTGTACAGAAAGATATGCCGAGGTTTATTATAATAGAAAAGATGTTCAAAAGGCACTTCATGCTAATACTACACGGATTCCTTACAAATGGACTGCTTGCAG TGAGACTTTGAATCGTAATTGGAATGATACCGATATGTCAATTCTTCCCATATATCGTGAACTTATCGCAGCAGGATCACGAATTTGGGTCTTTAG TGGGGATGTTGATTCAGTGGTTCCAGTCACAGCTACTAGGTATGCACTAGCACAACTCAAGTTGAAAACTAAGGTTCCATGGTACCCGTGGTATGTCAAGAAACAG GTGGGAGGATGGACAGAAGTATATGAAGGAGTTACATTTGCAACAGTGAGAGGGGCAGGTCATGAGGTACCACTTTTCAAGCCAAGGGCAGCATTGCAACTACTTATGTCCTTCTTAAAAGGCCAACCACTTCCCAAAGCTTGA